In Macaca fascicularis isolate 582-1 chromosome 15, T2T-MFA8v1.1, one genomic interval encodes:
- the LRRC19 gene encoding leucine-rich repeat-containing protein 19: MKVTGITILFWPLSMVLLSDKIQSSKREVQCNFTEKNYSLIPADIKKDVTILDLSYNQITLNGTDTRVLQTYFLLTELYLIENNVTVLHNNSFDNLSSLEILNICRNSIYVIQQGAFLGLNKLKQLHLCQNKIEQLNADIFVPLRDLKLLNLQGNLISYLDVPPLFHLELITLYGNLWNCSCSLFNLQNWLNTSNVTLENENITMCSYPNSLKSYNIKTVPPKAECHSKLPSPVTEDLYIHFQPISNSTFNSSLNNLTRNSEHIPLGKSWAFLVGVVVTALTTSLLIFIAIKCPIWYNILLSYNHHRLEEHEAETYEDGFIGNPSSLSQIPETNSEETTVIFEQLHSFVVDDDGFIEDKYIDIHELREEN, from the exons ATGAAAGTCACAGGCATCACAATCCTCTTTTGGCCTCTCTCCATGGTATTATTATCAGACAAAATCCAGTCTTCTAAAAGA gaaGTCCAATGtaatttcactgaaaaaaattattccttgatTCCAGCAGATATCAAGAAAGATGTTACTATACTTGATCTCAGTTATAACCAAATTACTCTTAATGGTACAGACACAAGAGTTCTACAGACATACTTTTTACTCACAGAGCTCTACTTGATTGAGAACAATGTTACTGTCTTACATAATAACAGTTTTGATAATCTCTCCAgtctagaaattttaaatatctgtagAAACTCCATCTATGTAATTCAACAGGGTGCATTTTTAGGCTTAAATAAACTAAAACAGTTACATCTCtgccaaaacaaaatagaacaactGAATGCTGATATATTTGTGCCTCTAAGAGACCTAAAACTTCTGAATCTGCAAGGCAATTTGATTAGCTATTTGGATGTACCACCACTATTTCATCTGGAATTAATAACTTTATATGGAAACCTATGGAACTGCTCTTGCAGTCTATTTAATTTGCAGAACTGGTTGAACACATCAAATGTGACATTAG AAAATGAGAACATCACCATGTGTAGCTACCCCAACAGCCTGAAGAGCTACAATATTAAAACAGTACCTCCTAAGGCTGAATGCCACTCAAAACTTCCTTCACCAGTAACTGAAGATCTTTATATTCATTTTCAGCCCATCAGCAATTCAACATTTAATAGCTCTTTGAACAACTTAACAAGAAATTCAG AACATATACCTCTTGGAAAAAGCTGGGCTTTTCTCGTTGGTGTTGTTGTCACTGCACTGACAACTTCActtctcatttttattgctatCAAATGCCCAATATGGTACAATATTCTGCTTAGTTATAATCATCATCGCCTGGAAGAGCATGAAGCAGAAACCTATGAAGATGGTTTTATTGGAAATCCAAGTTCTCTTTCACAGATACCAGAAACAAACTCTGAAGAAACTACAGTAATATTTGAACAATTACATTCATTTGTGGTAGACGATGATGGATTTATTGAAGACAAATATATAGATATCCATGAATTACgtgaagaaaattaa